Proteins from a single region of Esox lucius isolate fEsoLuc1 chromosome 13, fEsoLuc1.pri, whole genome shotgun sequence:
- the LOC109615452 gene encoding piggyBac transposable element-derived protein 4-like, with translation MTEQLVGDIVEETNRYALELQEKTEPGVRGKLVKWVSTTVNEMYTFLVAVLLMGIVRKNSLREYWSSDPMFATPFFATLFSQDRFLVLLRCLHFANNATVNLQDPLHKIRRVLSGLTKTFGQVFVPYKDLCIDESLMLWKGRLSFRQYIPSKRHRFRVKFFLLCDVKTGFVQDIIIYTGSTTDIQHYEGLGVSGSVVMTMLAPHLGKGHTLYVDNWYSSPTLFQHRLSNNTGACGTLRSNRKGMPRFSSRKMQKGEVEFLDNGKQLAVK, from the coding sequence ATGACAGAGCAGCTGGTTGGAGACATAGTGGAGGAGACCAACCGCTATGCACTGGAGCTGCAGGAGAAGACAGAGCCAGGAGTAAGGGGAAAGCTTGTCAAGTGGGTGTCAACAACTGTTAATGAAATGTATACCTTCTTGGTGGCTGTCCTCCTCATGGGAATAGTGAGGAAGAACTCCCTGAGGGAATATTGGAGTTCAGATCCCATGTTTGCTACACCCTTCTTTGCAACACTCTTTTCCCAAGACCGCTTCTTAGTCCTCCTACGATGCCTGCACTTTGCCAATAACGCCACAGTAAACCTCCAAGATCCCTTGCACAAAATAAGGAGAGTTCTATCAGGactgacaaaaacatttggtcaGGTCTTTGTCCCCTACAAAGATCTGTGCATCGACGAATCCCTAATGCTGTGGAAGGGTAGGTTGTCCTTTCGACAATATATTCCCTCCAAAAGACACAGGTTCAGGGTCAAATTCTTTCTTCTGTGTGATGTCAAgacaggatttgttcaggacattATAATATACACAGGGTCCACTACTGACATCCAGCATTATGAGGGTCTTGGTGTGTCTGGATCAGTGGTAATGACCATGTTGGCTCCTCACCTTGGCAAGGGCCACACACTTTATGTGGACAACTGGTACAGCAGTCCAACTCTGTTTCAACATCGCTTGTCTAACAACACTGGGGCCTGTGGCACACTCAGGAGTAACAGGAAGGGGATGCCAAGATTCAGCAGCAGGAAGATGCAGAAAGGGGAGGTTGAATTCTTGGACAATGGGAAACAGTTAGCTGTGAAGTGA